A genomic segment from Polyangium mundeleinium encodes:
- a CDS encoding glycoside hydrolase family protein: MLHDTRIRWLAGAAMAALVSASCGSSEPLPGPGGGSGPPIQHATGCKRGVAYGYHSKADMAALSPAVSWWYNWAHVPDEGVKPDVYKMLGVEYVPMVWGGGGLDSMRAAQIAGEIPDGVNFLLGFNEPNFGEQANMSAAQAAALWPHVEAVADARGLALVSPAVNFCGGSCQETDPFKYLDDFFAACEGCRVDYIGIHIYTACQGDGTNKARWLINHIETYKTRFDKPLWLTEFACDNAGSLAEQKDFMVDALEYLEDEPRIARYAWFSGRPDNVANASLLGDDGVLTELGQAYVAAPQKPCE, translated from the coding sequence ATGCTTCACGACACACGAATTCGATGGTTGGCGGGTGCGGCGATGGCGGCGCTCGTCTCGGCTTCCTGCGGCTCGAGCGAGCCGCTTCCGGGCCCGGGCGGCGGCAGCGGGCCGCCGATCCAGCATGCCACCGGCTGCAAGCGCGGCGTCGCCTACGGTTACCATTCGAAGGCGGACATGGCGGCGCTCTCGCCAGCGGTATCGTGGTGGTACAACTGGGCGCACGTGCCGGACGAGGGCGTGAAGCCCGACGTGTACAAGATGCTCGGCGTCGAATACGTTCCCATGGTGTGGGGCGGCGGCGGCCTCGACAGCATGCGCGCCGCGCAAATCGCCGGAGAGATCCCCGACGGCGTGAACTTCTTGCTCGGCTTCAACGAGCCGAACTTCGGCGAGCAGGCCAATATGTCGGCGGCCCAGGCCGCGGCGCTCTGGCCCCACGTGGAGGCGGTCGCCGACGCGCGCGGCCTCGCGCTGGTGTCGCCCGCCGTGAACTTCTGCGGAGGATCGTGCCAGGAGACGGATCCCTTCAAGTACCTCGACGACTTCTTCGCCGCCTGCGAGGGGTGCCGCGTCGATTACATCGGCATCCACATCTACACGGCCTGCCAGGGCGACGGGACCAACAAGGCCCGGTGGCTCATCAACCACATCGAGACCTACAAGACGAGGTTCGACAAGCCGCTCTGGCTGACCGAGTTCGCGTGCGACAACGCAGGCTCGCTCGCCGAGCAAAAAGACTTCATGGTCGACGCGCTCGAGTACCTGGAGGACGAGCCGCGCATCGCGCGGTACGCGTGGTTCTCCGGTCGGCCCGACAACGTGGCGAACGCGAGCCTGCTGGGGGACGACGGCGTATTGACGGAGCTCGGCCAAGCGTACGTGGCCGCGCCCCAGAAGCCCTGCGAGTGA
- a CDS encoding DUF2403 domain-containing lipoprotein, with the protein MRLPSLFVRAALVMLACACGGGGQGNAGSSDGAGGSGGTTGSGTTGSGPQTPEPSTPTRGGTMTFTNVGAPGWWPRRIDREAGDPACTYKDGTDTWGGHCCMKEQHTTSDTLAPFDEEMTLILKAIRLKQLAVYQPGEDPSSWPLVSSWDAQSGHGKNLVVTEGQTTSADFTGDFTKKDCVNYFMQETPFSCGDGKDYYCPNDPGINHLGWKGSKLIVFLASMTFDDAGVQKCDGGGQGHPGPWVAFVASELIRDGGRKWNGLCNCYSKTGTVGDGCGEINVFEVVMDNNQYSNREFMSTGVRSFQAGHVGGNVCGEGCDRDAFADDVEVVDACAKKAYTTGPEIAVGGASDGCPVWRRPIGDRYFMILLDEKQRQIQVAVIHPDKVPAAAAEMLPSLPGGLSRTTIDALLSMRLPE; encoded by the coding sequence ATGAGGCTCCCTTCCCTCTTCGTTCGCGCTGCTCTCGTGATGCTCGCCTGTGCCTGCGGAGGTGGAGGCCAAGGCAACGCAGGATCCTCGGACGGGGCCGGAGGGAGCGGCGGCACGACGGGCTCCGGCACGACGGGCTCCGGCCCACAGACCCCGGAGCCGAGCACGCCGACGCGCGGCGGGACCATGACGTTCACCAACGTCGGCGCGCCCGGATGGTGGCCCCGTCGAATCGACCGCGAGGCCGGCGATCCAGCGTGCACCTACAAGGACGGGACAGACACCTGGGGAGGGCACTGCTGCATGAAAGAGCAGCACACGACGAGCGACACGCTCGCGCCCTTCGACGAGGAGATGACCTTGATCCTGAAGGCCATCCGCCTCAAGCAGCTCGCGGTCTACCAGCCGGGCGAAGACCCGTCGTCGTGGCCTTTGGTCTCCTCGTGGGACGCGCAGAGCGGCCACGGCAAGAACCTCGTCGTCACCGAGGGGCAGACGACGTCTGCCGACTTCACGGGCGACTTCACGAAAAAGGATTGCGTCAATTACTTCATGCAAGAGACGCCGTTCTCGTGTGGAGACGGGAAGGATTATTATTGCCCGAACGATCCGGGCATCAACCACCTCGGCTGGAAGGGCTCGAAGCTCATCGTCTTTCTCGCGTCGATGACGTTCGACGACGCGGGCGTGCAGAAATGCGACGGCGGCGGGCAAGGTCACCCGGGCCCGTGGGTCGCGTTCGTGGCTTCCGAGCTCATCCGCGACGGCGGCCGCAAGTGGAACGGGCTCTGCAATTGCTACTCGAAGACGGGCACGGTCGGCGACGGCTGCGGCGAGATCAACGTCTTCGAGGTGGTGATGGACAACAATCAATACAGCAACCGCGAGTTCATGAGCACCGGCGTCCGCTCGTTCCAGGCCGGCCACGTCGGCGGCAACGTCTGCGGGGAGGGCTGCGATCGCGACGCCTTCGCCGACGACGTCGAGGTCGTCGATGCCTGCGCGAAAAAGGCCTACACGACGGGACCCGAGATCGCGGTCGGCGGCGCTTCGGACGGTTGCCCCGTGTGGCGCCGGCCCATCGGCGATCGCTACTTCATGATCCTGCTCGACGAGAAGCAGCGACAAATCCAGGTCGCGGTGATCCACCCCGACAAGGTCCCTGCCGCGGCCGCGGAGATGCTCCCGTCGCTGCCCGGCGGCCTTTCCCGCACGACCATCGACGCGCTGCTCTCGATGCGCTTGCCCGAGTGA